In Candidatus Nanoarchaeia archaeon, a single genomic region encodes these proteins:
- a CDS encoding V-type ATP synthase subunit D, with amino-acid sequence MALDVKPTRSELIKLKKRIKLAQSGYGLLKKKRDGLILEFFKILKEAKRLRSQVAGHYREALEKIETARLIESDVTLESLSLAIRERPQVQLGQANIMGVVVPRVSSTAVQKGMLQRGYSIASSSAVIDEAAEAFEKVVLDIVRQAETETAMKKILAEIDKTKRRVNALEFEVIPRMKRAKDFITLRLEEMERENVFRLKRIKKK; translated from the coding sequence ATGGCCCTTGACGTAAAGCCAACACGGTCTGAGCTTATCAAGCTCAAGAAGCGGATCAAGCTTGCCCAGTCAGGGTACGGGCTCCTGAAGAAGAAGAGGGATGGCCTGATCCTGGAATTCTTCAAGATTCTTAAGGAGGCGAAACGCCTGCGCAGCCAGGTTGCAGGGCACTACAGGGAAGCTTTGGAGAAGATAGAGACTGCAAGACTTATTGAGTCTGATGTGACTCTTGAGTCGCTCAGCCTTGCCATCAGGGAGCGCCCGCAGGTCCAGCTTGGCCAGGCAAATATCATGGGAGTGGTCGTCCCGAGAGTGAGCTCAACAGCAGTTCAGAAAGGGATGCTTCAGCGCGGCTACAGCATTGCAAGCTCCTCAGCAGTGATCGATGAGGCAGCAGAGGCATTTGAGAAGGTGGTCCTGGATATCGTCAGGCAAGCAGAAACCGAGACTGCCATGAAAAAGATCCTGGCTGAGATTGATAAGACCAAGAGGAGAGTAAATGCGCTTGAGTTTGAGGTCATTCCGCGCATGAAGAGGGCCAAGGACTTCATCACCTTAAGGCTGGAGGAGATGGAGCGCGAGAATGTGTTCCGGCTGAAGAGGATAAAGAAGAAATAA
- the pyrF gene encoding orotidine-5'-phosphate decarboxylase has product MNYIDRLKEKESILSVGLDPIIEKIPIKDKTNKGIEKTIFSFFKNIIEAIDGENIPIGAVKPNIPYYEQYGFEGLRALKKVIELAKGKDHIVILDAKRGDIAKTNAVYAKAIFDFWEVDAVTVNPFLGSDSLQPFFEYCKKGKGIYILTKTSNPSSSEFQDPMKIAQMINKHYTPGIGSVIGATFPGELKRITKAFKQPVPLLIPGIGAQAGSLEAVPKERIHRIHATSSIIYAYEKDENGSSDYVGAALKEIRLLNSQIGKIQESG; this is encoded by the coding sequence ATGAATTATATAGACAGATTAAAGGAAAAAGAGTCAATCCTCTCTGTTGGACTGGATCCCATTATTGAAAAGATACCAATAAAAGATAAAACAAATAAGGGCATTGAAAAGACAATCTTTTCTTTTTTTAAAAACATCATTGAAGCAATTGACGGTGAAAACATCCCGATTGGCGCAGTAAAGCCAAACATTCCTTATTATGAGCAATACGGATTTGAAGGGTTGAGGGCATTAAAAAAGGTCATCGAGCTGGCAAAAGGAAAGGATCACATCGTGATTTTAGATGCAAAGCGCGGAGATATTGCTAAAACCAATGCAGTCTATGCAAAAGCGATCTTTGATTTCTGGGAGGTAGATGCAGTAACTGTAAACCCATTTTTGGGATCAGACTCCTTACAGCCCTTCTTTGAATACTGCAAAAAGGGAAAAGGCATCTATATCCTTACAAAAACATCCAATCCCAGCTCATCAGAATTCCAGGACCCGATGAAAATAGCCCAGATGATCAATAAGCATTACACCCCTGGAATAGGCTCTGTAATAGGAGCAACCTTTCCTGGAGAGCTAAAAAGGATAACCAAAGCATTCAAGCAGCCAGTCCCATTGCTCATACCCGGCATCGGAGCCCAGGCAGGCTCATTGGAAGCAGTTCCAAAAGAGAGGATTCACCGCATCCATGCAACTTCAAGCATTATTTATGCGTATGAGAAGGATGAAAATGGCAGTTCAGACTATGTTGGAGCTGCACTAAAGGAGATAAGGCTGCTCAATTCTCAGATTGGGAAGATTCAGGAATCAGGCTAA
- a CDS encoding VOC family protein, translating to MDKVVHFEIPADQVERAKRFYEAVFNWNAVSIPEMKYVILRTGPTDEKGMAKESGFINGGILRRQAPIDSAVITINVASIEDSSKKIEANGGKMIKGKFQVGEMGYAAYFRDTESNIIGLWENIKKIREPS from the coding sequence ATGGACAAAGTAGTGCATTTTGAGATACCTGCAGACCAGGTAGAGAGGGCAAAAAGATTCTATGAGGCTGTTTTCAATTGGAATGCCGTTTCAATACCCGAGATGAAGTACGTCATACTCCGCACAGGCCCTACAGATGAGAAAGGCATGGCGAAGGAAAGCGGGTTCATCAATGGAGGAATACTGCGGCGACAAGCCCCGATTGATTCAGCAGTCATAACCATCAATGTGGCAAGCATTGAGGATTCATCAAAGAAGATTGAAGCAAACGGCGGAAAAATGATAAAAGGAAAATTCCAGGTAGGAGAAATGGGATACGCAGCCTATTTCAGGGATACTGAAAGCAACATAATCGGACTCTGGGAAAACATTAAAAAGATCAGGGAGCCTTCTTAA
- a CDS encoding Lrp/AsnC family transcriptional regulator: protein MTTLRHVERLVLGRLELNARIQFSTLGRQIRKSQQQVSYTVNSLVEKGVIRQFYPLLDYSKLDSLNFRVYFKVVYISQEKFDEMVQYLIAEPHTAWIAGCGGRYDLICTFLALNPSQFNKTLRGIMEKFPEQLQNYTVLTTIVITQFGRKYLFRHDLLPAVIIGGDRKPEKVDVTDLHILQVLAEDGRASAVRIGQLFSMSPKTVIERIKRLQERKIILGFRPSLNPRKMNYISALLTIKYHNISIEMEKSLISHLKAHPNVVSIAKTLGEWDIEIITEAPDIMELRKTEMEIRQKFTVLIQQIESVPLYKIYKTNFFPKFLVG from the coding sequence ATGACAACATTGCGTCATGTTGAGCGGCTGGTTCTGGGGAGGCTGGAGCTTAATGCCAGAATCCAGTTTTCCACTCTTGGGAGGCAGATCAGAAAGAGCCAGCAGCAAGTGAGCTATACGGTCAATTCCCTGGTGGAGAAGGGCGTTATCCGGCAGTTCTACCCCCTTCTGGATTACTCCAAGCTGGACAGCCTCAATTTCCGGGTGTACTTCAAGGTCGTCTATATCAGCCAGGAGAAATTCGACGAGATGGTCCAGTACCTCATCGCAGAGCCTCATACTGCGTGGATTGCAGGATGCGGAGGGAGATATGACCTGATCTGCACATTTTTGGCGCTCAATCCCTCCCAGTTTAACAAGACGTTGAGGGGCATTATGGAGAAGTTTCCTGAGCAGCTGCAAAATTACACGGTGCTTACCACAATCGTGATTACACAGTTTGGCAGGAAATATCTCTTCCGCCATGACTTGCTTCCCGCAGTTATCATCGGAGGGGATCGGAAACCGGAAAAGGTGGATGTGACAGACCTCCATATTCTCCAGGTGCTTGCTGAGGATGGCCGGGCAAGCGCTGTCAGGATTGGGCAGCTGTTCTCGATGAGCCCGAAGACTGTCATTGAGCGGATCAAGCGCCTGCAGGAGCGAAAGATCATTCTCGGTTTTAGGCCGTCACTCAACCCCCGGAAGATGAATTATATCTCTGCCCTGCTGACCATCAAGTACCATAACATCTCAATCGAGATGGAGAAAAGCCTGATCAGCCACCTTAAGGCGCATCCGAACGTTGTCAGCATAGCCAAGACCTTAGGGGAATGGGATATTGAAATCATCACTGAAGCTCCGGATATCATGGAGCTCAGGAAGACTGAGATGGAGATACGGCAGAAATTTACCGTGCTCATCCAGCAGATTGAGAGTGTCCCGCTGTATAAGATCTACAAGACGAATTTTTTTCCGAAGTTTTTGGTGGGATAA
- a CDS encoding phosphoglycerate kinase has protein sequence MGFFHLRDIDVRNKRVLVRTGFDVPLLSGKIEDDRRIREGLPTIRHLLSRKCKVILIGHMGRPGGRRIEEFRYDPVAKRLSQLLGRKVAKLDDCVGPKVARKLKLQKPGQIILLENLRFHKEEQSTTTGERRRFGKALASYADVYVNECFSDSHHDDTSITEVPAHILSCSGFQLDAELEHLGKAAKPKRPFVAIVGGKKAEKIATLEKLLKRADAVIVSGLMANTFLKAMGIDIQTSLYSEEMLSQARKLCRHKKVILPFDCVYINGKVKQCAISQLPKGASIMDIGMGTLASYKRILRLARTVFWAGPVGKFEDKRFARGTKEIAFCIARSNAISIVGGGDTSAAVDQFGVARRFTHISSGGGASLAVVEGKKLPGIAALEESYRKFKKAP, from the coding sequence ATGGGTTTTTTCCACCTTCGCGATATTGATGTACGGAACAAGAGAGTCCTCGTGCGGACAGGATTTGATGTTCCGCTTCTTTCTGGAAAAATCGAAGATGATCGGAGGATCAGGGAGGGGCTTCCAACAATAAGGCATCTGCTTTCCAGGAAATGCAAAGTTATCCTTATTGGCCACATGGGGAGGCCTGGAGGAAGGAGGATTGAGGAATTCCGATACGATCCTGTTGCAAAGAGGCTTTCTCAGCTGCTTGGCAGAAAGGTGGCAAAACTCGATGACTGCGTTGGCCCAAAGGTTGCCAGGAAGCTGAAACTCCAGAAGCCAGGCCAGATCATTCTTCTGGAGAACCTGAGATTCCACAAGGAAGAGCAATCCACAACAACGGGAGAGAGGAGGAGGTTTGGCAAAGCCCTTGCCTCCTACGCAGACGTGTATGTGAATGAGTGCTTCTCAGATTCCCATCATGATGACACCTCAATCACTGAGGTTCCTGCCCATATCCTAAGCTGCTCGGGATTCCAGCTTGATGCTGAGCTGGAACACCTGGGAAAGGCTGCAAAGCCCAAGCGGCCTTTTGTTGCGATTGTCGGAGGGAAGAAGGCTGAGAAGATCGCGACCCTGGAAAAGCTCCTGAAAAGGGCAGATGCGGTGATTGTCTCAGGCCTGATGGCAAATACCTTCCTTAAGGCCATGGGCATTGATATCCAGACCTCTCTTTATTCAGAAGAGATGCTGAGCCAGGCAAGGAAGCTCTGCAGGCATAAGAAAGTTATCCTGCCGTTTGACTGCGTCTACATCAATGGAAAAGTGAAGCAGTGCGCAATTTCTCAGTTGCCGAAAGGAGCGAGCATAATGGACATTGGGATGGGGACTCTTGCCTCTTATAAGAGGATTCTGAGGCTGGCAAGGACTGTCTTTTGGGCAGGGCCTGTTGGAAAGTTTGAAGATAAGCGTTTTGCCCGCGGCACAAAGGAGATTGCATTTTGCATTGCCAGGAGCAATGCGATCTCTATTGTCGGAGGAGGAGACACTTCTGCCGCAGTTGACCAGTTCGGGGTGGCGAGGAGATTTACGCACATCAGTTCAGGCGGCGGAGCATCCCTTGCTGTGGTTGAGGGGAAGAAACTGCCGGGGATTGCTGCTTTGGAGGAGAGCTATAGGAAATTTAAGAAGGCTCCCTGA
- a CDS encoding redox-regulated ATPase YchF — MLIGLVGKPNVGKSTFFKAATLAEVEIANYPFVTIKPNHGTAYVKVECAEKELGTTCNPRLGYCIRGSRFVPVDTMDVAGLVEGAHEGKGMGNQFLDDLNQADVLIHVIDCAGATNAKGEPVSPGTRDPALDVRFLEAELDHWYLRLIRKGWEKFSRAVNHKKSDLAKALAKQLSSLGVSDKLCEAVLEFLELPLDLKEWSDSQVVLFAAELRKATKPMLVACNKMDLPGSKENLLRLRQQFPGITFVACSADAELALREAAKRGLIDYIPGENHFETKKEAALTDGQRRGLDQIQKLLAGHASTGVQEALDKAVFELLKYIAVFPGGVHKLEDSEGRRLPDCFLVPGGSTALDFAYRLHTDFGKKFIRAIDVKTRRTVGKEHVLNHRDVIEIIHNA; from the coding sequence ATGCTTATCGGACTCGTCGGCAAGCCGAATGTTGGAAAATCGACGTTCTTCAAGGCGGCAACCCTGGCTGAGGTTGAGATTGCCAATTACCCCTTTGTCACAATTAAGCCGAACCATGGGACTGCCTATGTCAAGGTGGAATGCGCGGAGAAGGAGCTTGGCACGACGTGCAACCCGAGGCTCGGTTACTGCATTCGAGGGAGCAGGTTTGTTCCCGTTGATACTATGGATGTGGCAGGCCTGGTTGAGGGCGCGCATGAAGGGAAGGGAATGGGCAACCAGTTTCTCGATGACCTCAATCAGGCGGACGTTCTTATCCACGTCATTGACTGCGCGGGAGCAACGAATGCGAAGGGTGAGCCGGTAAGCCCCGGGACAAGGGACCCTGCCTTAGATGTGCGGTTCCTTGAGGCAGAGCTTGACCACTGGTACCTTCGCCTCATCAGGAAGGGATGGGAGAAGTTCTCGAGGGCAGTCAACCACAAAAAGTCAGATCTTGCAAAGGCGCTGGCAAAGCAGCTCAGCAGCCTTGGGGTGAGCGACAAGCTCTGCGAAGCTGTTCTGGAATTTTTGGAGCTTCCTTTGGACCTCAAAGAGTGGAGCGACAGCCAGGTTGTGCTGTTTGCGGCAGAGCTGCGGAAGGCTACCAAGCCGATGCTGGTGGCCTGCAATAAGATGGATCTTCCCGGCAGCAAGGAGAACCTGCTGAGGCTCAGACAGCAATTTCCAGGAATAACCTTTGTAGCGTGCTCAGCTGATGCAGAGCTTGCGCTGCGGGAGGCAGCAAAGAGGGGGCTTATTGACTATATTCCGGGTGAGAATCATTTTGAGACCAAGAAAGAAGCAGCTTTGACAGACGGACAGAGGCGAGGACTCGATCAGATACAAAAGCTCCTGGCTGGCCATGCTTCCACAGGAGTGCAGGAGGCCCTGGACAAAGCTGTCTTTGAACTGCTTAAGTATATCGCAGTCTTTCCTGGAGGGGTCCATAAGCTTGAGGATTCAGAGGGCAGGAGACTGCCTGACTGCTTCCTGGTTCCCGGAGGCAGCACTGCGCTGGATTTTGCGTATCGCCTCCATACTGACTTCGGAAAGAAATTTATCCGTGCAATCGACGTAAAGACCCGGCGGACCGTTGGCAAGGAGCATGTGCTGAATCACCGGGATGTCATTGAGATCATCCATAATGCATAA
- the pyrE gene encoding orotate phosphoribosyltransferase, whose product MAPEQVASLLLSIKAVTLSPLKPYVWTSGIKAPIYCDNRLLMSYPEKWEAIIQSMADVIQQKKLSFDIIAGVATGSISHASLVAAKLKKPMIYVRPKAKEHGKGNQVEGVLKPGQKVLVVEDLISTGGSALNAIQAIRDKGGVVTDCIAIFTYEMKESREGFSKAGVTLTTLSNFSALLNAAEEKKCITPKEKQACLEWSKDPKKWPK is encoded by the coding sequence ATGGCTCCAGAACAGGTAGCAAGCCTCCTTCTCAGCATCAAGGCAGTCACATTATCGCCATTAAAGCCGTATGTCTGGACTTCCGGCATTAAAGCGCCGATCTACTGTGATAACAGGCTTCTGATGAGCTATCCTGAGAAATGGGAAGCAATTATACAATCAATGGCAGACGTAATACAACAAAAAAAACTGAGCTTTGATATCATCGCAGGAGTGGCAACAGGAAGCATCAGCCATGCCTCATTAGTTGCCGCAAAGCTCAAGAAGCCAATGATCTATGTCCGACCAAAGGCAAAAGAGCACGGCAAGGGAAACCAGGTTGAAGGTGTTCTAAAGCCAGGTCAGAAAGTCCTTGTGGTAGAGGATCTGATCTCAACAGGAGGCTCAGCCTTAAATGCGATTCAGGCAATACGGGACAAAGGAGGCGTAGTCACAGACTGCATTGCAATCTTCACGTATGAGATGAAGGAATCAAGGGAAGGCTTCTCAAAAGCAGGGGTAACGCTTACAACCCTGTCTAATTTCTCAGCATTGCTGAATGCGGCAGAAGAAAAAAAGTGCATAACACCGAAAGAAAAACAGGCCTGCCTCGAATGGAGCAAAGACCCGAAGAAGTGGCCAAAATGA